The Vigna unguiculata cultivar IT97K-499-35 chromosome 11, ASM411807v1, whole genome shotgun sequence genomic sequence TACAGCACGATTTGGATCGCCAAATGCATTTACTTGTATGATTTGGTTCCCATTGTAAAGAACTTCAAATTGAACATGTGTGAAAAGGTAATAGTTTTGTCCTCCTCCACCAGGAGTCCAACTATCTTCTTCAAGTTTCCCAATGAACCCCCAAAATGGAAGATCATCCAGGTAAAATTGGAAGTAAAATTCACGGTCTATAGCTCGCTTAAAGAAGCCAATTTCATCAACTGTAAGCTTCTTTGGGCACAAGGTCTCATCAATCTTGTCCTCTCTGAACTTGAACTCATACAAAGCATTGCTCAAACGGTCACCATTGAGAACTTCCCCCAGGGACTCTTTCTTTTTGACAATTGGGACTGTGAAAAACACAACCTTTTTATAATCAAGTGGTTCAAATTTCCAATCCAATGATCATTTGATCCCATTTTTCAACACCACGAGATTAAAAATTTAACCTCTAACCTAAGACCAAGAGTGAGTGACTAACCTGGGGCGCAGAATGGCAAATCATAGTATTCATAGGTCTCACTGCCACAGAAGAATCGTGTAAACAGAAATTCAATGAACATAAAGGTGAAAAAAGGAATGAGGGAAAGAATGAAACCTGGGGTTGTTGAAGGGCCCCACTTTGTTGACAAACAATGGGACGAGTTCTCCAACATTGTAAAAGTGATCGGAgggtgaagatgaagagaaCTGCAGAGTGGCGCAGAGAAGAAGGAGAATGAGGTGGTGCTTTTCAGCCATGGATGCAGTTGGTGAAGAAGCTGAAGCCAGATGCAGAGTCAAATGCTTACATTATTCAGAGACATGACACACAAGTTAGGAACAGAGACAAGTATTAATTGTAcgatcaaaacaaaattaacccaaaaaaaaatgaaaatggttCTATAAACTAGAAACTTAATTTAAGATTAGTACAGTCTAGTTCAGTAATTTGTGAAGATCATGTTAAATTTTCGGTATcgaagttaaaatatttttttttcaacaaataaaataattttagatccTATAGGACATATGAAGATCTATTATTACTctcaaaatttcttttttaaatatgtttttcagtCTTCTCTTGATAAAGATGTTCATACAAACATTTTAtctgtttaaatatatatgctataatttaatatttggaaaataaatataatgacaCAACCGTATGACTTATATGACttctcaatataaatataaaatatgtcaatacttttagtaatttaaggggggtgaaaaatcattaattatatttattggttATATAGACTCAAGTTCGTCTGACAGTATCGTAAGGAACAACCATTATAGATGTGAGACTTATTAGATGTACCAGAATAAGTCCTTCAGTCGAGGATAGGGAAAGTTGTCGGCCCCACGATGGACGCTGATGTTCCAACTCGATCCAAGTCTGTCCGGCCGTCACCACGTTCTCGAGTTATTATCTACTTTGCAACGTAGATCTCTGTCACAATTTTGGCTTGGCCTTAAAATGTGTCTCAAAAAATGAATGGAGGAAAGAATATTTAAACTATGCTTGATCTCGATTCTTAAACGATGTGAGATTTATTAGATATattgaaacaaataataataataataagataataatgtTGAAGTAATTCTTAATTGTTATATTGACCCATCTATATGTGGAGGGATCGGTCATTCAacacttcaaaatatatttctaaggCTAAGTAGTTGAATAAAATGAATCGTATTGATAAAATCATTTCTAATAACCAAAATacgtaaattattattaaaattacataacgtaataattttatgatgttacaaattagaattaaatttaaagctcatatttaaaatgcataaaatttgtatatgatacttattgaaattttaacaatatatattttactaattattGTTACTAAAATATATGTAgaataaacaagaaaattgtATACAACAACTAATCGATCAAATATCCTAAGCAATGGATCTATATATAAGTCGATTGAACCGGTCAAGCACATTCAAGAACAGTGGTCCAACATATAGATCGATCACACTTGTCAAACATCTAAGAGTAGCGGACCAATGTATAGGTTGGTTTGTCATGTCGATTGTTACATTAAATATGACCAATGGTTAGACATCAAGCATAAttaaccaatttaaaaaaaaattaaattagctaaaaattgtattataacACAATTAGACCGTAATTAAGTAGGTGATAAGTATAAGTCCATTAcaaatagtataaatagaagGTTCATCTAAGATATTGACTTACATTTATTACTACATTTAATACCCTTACACTCGGAGACCTACCTATTAAGCATGAGAGTGCATTCTAAAAGTATCATCCAAGTGGTTCAAGACGATTATAACATTCCTCACATTGGACAAACAAAAGATAGGAGTGACTCGAAGATCAAAAcatcaaaaagttaaaattatgtcACCCATTctatagaaacaaaaatattaagatttaaatttatgatttatttttgttgaactGATTTAATAATGTTGACCAATTTGACAATGATTTATCTTGTTTATAATTGGACCAATTTTACTTCTCAATTGTATTATAAAGGAGACTATTCTTCTTCTTAATAATAAGTCAATTGTTTTTAAGAACTATGGCATAAAGAATATTTAGCCAAACACTgtctaattttttgttttgttttattttatttatacaaatgaAGTGGAATAAGCTATAGAGGAAGTGTTAATTTTCCGGTGTTTGCTTGGAACAAAAATATTGAAAGGGGGAAAGAATTTTTTATGGGATGCACGATAAGATTTTGAAACTAATGTTTTTTCCTCTTTTCGATCAATTAAATTTATAGATAAGATTTTGAACATATCTTCATTCTTAATCTTTTCAATTTAGGCctatattatgaaaatgatttctCAAATTAAAGCCTCATCAAAGAATATTAGTTCAACTTGGCAAAATGAAGTGACACTTAtaggaagaaaaacaaaaatgaaactgagactattaaaatatttcattataagaaaatttttcattaacaattaattttagtgacaaaaatttTTAGTCACAATTTAATCAATTcacaaaataaaagtttattggTGACTAAAATAGTCACGAttctgaataaaaaattataattagtttctaaatttgtctctaaaatttaattaccaAAGTTTTGGTTactaaatgaattaatttataaattggtcattaaacattagttatcaaaatttagattatcaaaagaattagtttctaaattagtctctaattgaTTAGTGACTTATTTagcaattaattataattttttttcataatagtgattatttagtaaccaataattatttattttataaatattagtatctaaatttgtcaccagtgactaataatttttggtaactaaaattgattattatttaagatttcTCTAGTagtgtttgtattttttaagaaaaacctagatttttttgaagaataatcatttattattaatgcGAGGAGAGGCTCCTTAGTTTAATTTACAAGACCAaattcttaatttcattttttaaatacagcgatttttctttttttgtttacttatttttGAAATAGAAATGCATGGTTAAAGAATTACATACGCTAAGGTTAGTTtagttttgtttattatttcaaGAACCGATTGCTctcaatttattaatattatgttttcttctaagatattagtttcaaatttaactttattttttaagatgaaaTTACTAGATTTTATATTGTTAGCGTGAATTTAATAGTGATAACTTTTTAATGTATTGGGAGaagaaaatatagttaaaaagTTTATACTTAATGTGTTGAAAGAAGTTAAAATgtaagttataattaatattttttgaagttAGTTACTGAAGTCATTTTTATggaactttttttattttgttgaagttGTAGTCAAGAAGAACCGATAGGTAGTCATAACATAGTGATTTATTTCTTGGTCCATTAAAATAAGTGATGGTATTTTTTGCTTTATCATctataaaaagttaatttcacatcaattaaaaaacaattaactcTATTAGAATTTAGAAACATTATTTctgaaatgtattttttatataagaatacaaatactaatactgcaataaaaaatagaacagtaattgaagttttttttttaaatttgataaataaaatataagtagtTAAAGTaggtttatatttaaaaaaaaatataaattagaacaAAAGATAGAATAACACAAATTTTTTAAACGTCACATACCTCGTCTTTTGTATTGATTGGAACTTTAAGTTATAAAGATTAATGAGTATCACAATTCacttaatgaaaattttctcttaattttgaatcattaatagaatttaattaattaaaaaaatatgtaactaGGAGTTAGTTCTTCAAATCATAAAACCTGAAAAGTGAGaaagacaaacaaaaaaaaaaaaaaaacatatttgtttCGAAGTGGGAACCATGGCTGTCATATGATGTCATATTGAACACTAATACGGTATCATGCATTCGAGGTACGTTGAAtccaaacaataaatatatattacactattttcttgaaaattaaagataaagttcaaaatattcattaaaaataataaaataattagcaacataattttcatcatcaatcaaatcacacCTAATTAATTCAACAATAAAaggaacaagaaaaaaaaaattaaaagcctTTGATTTTTCAACTGTGTAGTTATTACAGCAGACACAGATAAATATAGTAAcagtaattaatatttaaataataaatataaaagttttggaTTTCCTTATTACAATAGAGATTATTATTACAATAGAGATTAACACAAATTTTCAGACCAGAACAATTGTAGTATGTGTAACTGAAACGCGTAGGAATAAAATCTTGGGAAATCCTAAATCAAACTCAAACGAACCAACTTTGGTTTGGTTTGTTTGGTTTCAGACTATGAGATTTCACGACTCGTTCTCTGGTCCGATCGCTCTCTTTTTCTCTAACCCAATAGCAATCAACAATAATCCTATTTCgtaattcattattttacaGGTGAACAACCATTTTCTCTATCCTATACCCACTTTTTTCTGTTCTTTTACAATCAATTATTGTGATTACTactgttgttgttattgttgttgttgacgATTAtggtttatttaatttaaattctgATCCTTAATTCTATTCCCCGAATCCCATTTGACCTGCTTGATTAAATCTTAAATCTTGATTACTTCCCCTGATTTCGTGATTTCTGTGCAAACTGATCCAGCGAGAAGAGAAATCGACGAGAGATGTTGAGCATTTTGCATCTGATGAAATGCATTGGAGTGATTTCTGAGGTTTCTTCCGAAATTGCtgttgaattgaattgaattgaattgaaggattttaaaacaagttttgttttgttggtttttgtttatgttggttttgtttttttattgtggTGTTGGTTGGTTCTTGAGAAAACAATACATAAGACAAAGGTTGTTTGATAGATATAGCGTTGTGAGGGGTTTCCAAGCTGGGAATTGCAGCATCATGGACCAGCTTCCTGTTGAAGTGATTGGGAACATTCTGTCTCACTTGAGGGCTGCACGAGATGTGGTGATAGCCTCTGCAACATGCAGGAAATGGCGACAAGCGTGCTGCAAACACCTTCATACCCTTTCATTCAGCTCCAAAGATTGGCCCATTTATCGAGATTTGACGACTACCCGTCTCGAGATTTTGATCACACAAACCATTTTTCAGACCTCAGGGTTGCAGGCTCTCTCCATTCTGATGGAAGATGTGGATGAATTCTCGGCTTCAACGGTTACTGCTTGGCTCTTGTACACCAGGGAAACTTTGAGGCAATTGCATTATAATGTCAAGACTATGCCTAATGTTAACATTCTTGAAATATGTGGCAGGCACAAGCTGGAAATTTTAGATCTTGCTCATAATTCTATTGTGGGGGTTGAGCCTAATTATCAGCGATTCCCTTGCTTGAAGTCTCTTTCTCTGAGTTATGTCAGTATATCTGCATTGGATCTGAATCTTCTGGTATATGCATGTCCGAAGATTGAAGTTTTGGAGCTTGTGAATCCTGAGATTGCAATGTCTGATGCACAGGTGACTATTGAATTGAGTAGCTCAACGCTGAAGAGGGTGTATGTAGAAGCTATCAGTTTGGACAAGTTTATATTGGAGGCTGATGGGCTTGAGACCTTGCACTTGAAAGATTGTGCACTTGAGTTCTTTGAACTCATTGGCAAGGGGGCCTTGAAGCATTTCAAGATTGATGATGTTAGTGTTATACATCTTGATATTGGCGAGACAGTTGAGGATCTTGAGACTGTGGATATCAGCAACTTCACAATTATATGGCCAAAGTTTTACCAGATGATTTCAAGATCATCAAATCTAAAGAGGCTTCGCCTCTGGGACGTGATGTTCGACGACGAGGATGAGGTTGTGGATATGGAAACAATTGCAACTTGCTTTCCTTACCTCAGCCATTTATCTCTGAGTTATGATGTGAGATATGGAGTTCTTCACTATGGCTTACAAGGCTCTTCCGATCTAGAGAATGTTGTTGTGTTGGAGCTTGGTTGGACTGTGATCAATGATCTTTTCTCCCATTGGGTTGAGGGGCTGCTTAAACGCTGTCCCAATCTCAAGAAATTGGTGATTCATGGAGTTGTTTCTGAGGCAAAGTCTCATGAAGAATGCCAGATGTTAGCCAGTTTCACCACAGCAATGGTTGAGATGATGAGGAGATACATACATGTAGATCCACATTTTAAGTATGAATAGGATTTTTGTTATATACCTTGCTATAGCTCATGCTTTCTATTAAGTCTAATTGTGTAGGCACATTTGCAGGTAACTCATTCAATTCAAAAAGTTTATCCTCAACTTTTAACTTGTTGTTTGGAATCTTCTGAAATCTGGGTGACTCACCAACAAAGATAGCTTCACGATACACATTCATAACTTCGACCACTTCTTAGTAGACAAAAATGGCCACGAACTAATCTGCaaattttacactttcattTCTGTTCTGGGAATTCTGATCTTATAATTAAGACTGTAAAAGTAAATCATGAAGGCATTGTAACAGATTCAAGTTTTTAGGTAAGAGTGTTGTTATTGTAGCTGGCCTTCAATATCGTTGAAAGTATTTTTCTTAAGAGTTTCATATTCTTTTGTTTCTCTTGTATTTAGATCTATTTTCTTAGCAGTTTCATACCTCAACTGACTTTTCAGTAGTCTGATTTATTCACATATGCAAAACAattttctcatatatatatatatatatatatatatatatgagctGCAATTAGGAACATGTTTATTACTGTGACATATTATAGTTTCTATGTTCTGTTCTTCCATGTTTATGTCTGATGGTTTTATGCCTGCACTTGTCTGCAAATCCTCAGGTAGCAGTTAGTGACTCTAATCATTCATACCTAGCAAAACATGTTAGAGTCTGTGTTTGGCATGATAAATGTTTATTAATATGACAACTAACTAATCAACTAGATGATGAATTGGTGTCAAATAGTGCTGATTGGTGATAACATGAAACTATAAAACATTGTTTCAGTTGCTACCACGTAGAGGAATGTAAAACATATGTTCTAAACCCCAAACATACTAGACAACCTTAAACACCACCATATTTATTCATCTGGGTCCTTACCAAACTTAATACTTCTTCTACTTCATTCTCTATTTTACCTATTAAACTCTTTACAACCACATGAATGACACACTTAAGACTTATGTTACAACTGTGAAGAAAAGTTTGTCCCTAGATATAAATGTGTTCACTCATGTTTCCTCTTGTTACTTACTAGATGAGGAAAACTCAATGACCCTTATTCTCATTCACTTTCAACTTTCATCTCCAGCTCTTAAAACCTCATTGTCTCCTAATTTTGTACTTAATTTTACAAACTCAAACTAATTTCTACAAGGTATatgtttttgggaaatttgtggatgttctacaaattaattttcaaaatatgttaaatacATTCTGTAAACTAATTTTTGGAAGCTATTTTTAGGAATTTATACATGTCATATAAATACATTTTCAGggtaaatttatatatttttaaaatactgaAGTTTTTGGAACATATTTAACATTTCCAATACCaagaatgttaaaattttattaacctTGAGAGACTCAATGGGGAAGGAAGAGCGAAAGTGAAAGGCCAT encodes the following:
- the LOC114169858 gene encoding F-box/LRR-repeat protein At1g67190-like isoform X2: MLVLFFYCGVGWFLRKQYIRQRLFDRYSVVRGFQAGNCSIMDQLPVEVIGNILSHLRAARDVVIASATCRKWRQACCKHLHTLSFSSKDWPIYRDLTTTRLEILITQTIFQTSGLQALSILMEDVDEFSASTVTAWLLYTRETLRQLHYNVKTMPNVNILEICGRHKLEILDLAHNSIVGVEPNYQRFPCLKSLSLSYVSISALDLNLLVYACPKIEVLELVNPEIAMSDAQVTIELSSSTLKRVYVEAISLDKFILEADGLETLHLKDCALEFFELIGKGALKHFKIDDVSVIHLDIGETVEDLETVDISNFTIIWPKFYQMISRSSNLKRLRLWDVMFDDEDEVVDMETIATCFPYLSHLSLSYDVRYGVLHYGLQGSSDLENVVVLELGWTVINDLFSHWVEGLLKRCPNLKKLVIHGVVSEAKSHEECQMLASFTTAMVEMMRRYIHVDPHFK
- the LOC114169858 gene encoding F-box/LRR-repeat protein At1g67190-like isoform X1, which produces MLVLFFYCGVGWFLRKQYIRQRLFDRYSVVRGFQAGNCSIMDQLPVEVIGNILSHLRAARDVVIASATCRKWRQACCKHLHTLSFSSKDWPIYRDLTTTRLEILITQTIFQTSGLQALSILMEDVDEFSASTVTAWLLYTRETLRQLHYNVKTMPNVNILEICGRHKLEILDLAHNSIVGVEPNYQRFPCLKSLSLSYVSISALDLNLLVYACPKIEVLELVNPEIAMSDAQVTIELSSSTLKRVYVEAISLDKFILEADGLETLHLKDCALEFFELIGKGALKHFKIDDVSVIHLDIGETVEDLETVDISNFTIIWPKFYQMISRSSNLKRLRLWDVMFDDEDEVVDMETIATCFPYLSHLSLSYDVRYGVLHYGLQGSSDLENVVVLELGWTVINDLFSHWVEGLLKRCPNLKKLVIHGVVSEAKSHEECQMLASFTTAMVEMMRRYIHVDPHFKYE
- the LOC114169858 gene encoding F-box/LRR-repeat protein At1g67190-like isoform X3, which produces MDQLPVEVIGNILSHLRAARDVVIASATCRKWRQACCKHLHTLSFSSKDWPIYRDLTTTRLEILITQTIFQTSGLQALSILMEDVDEFSASTVTAWLLYTRETLRQLHYNVKTMPNVNILEICGRHKLEILDLAHNSIVGVEPNYQRFPCLKSLSLSYVSISALDLNLLVYACPKIEVLELVNPEIAMSDAQVTIELSSSTLKRVYVEAISLDKFILEADGLETLHLKDCALEFFELIGKGALKHFKIDDVSVIHLDIGETVEDLETVDISNFTIIWPKFYQMISRSSNLKRLRLWDVMFDDEDEVVDMETIATCFPYLSHLSLSYDVRYGVLHYGLQGSSDLENVVVLELGWTVINDLFSHWVEGLLKRCPNLKKLVIHGVVSEAKSHEECQMLASFTTAMVEMMRRYIHVDPHFKYE